One genomic window of Danaus plexippus chromosome 23, MEX_DaPlex, whole genome shotgun sequence includes the following:
- the LOC116774932 gene encoding homeobox protein bagpipe-like — MESKLNYKDTRIQDSDKTNINLTTPFSINDILTRENESKCNFENGMFCSDAFGGKMKCHKPASYNKDDYKKEATEKSMNYYDDNYKDYTDDGAIDMSRKNNFPVTELSDDYDSRSSNTGSPRRHSSPSCDGYRPFIQYDRKCSTPTDSRHGYMEYTQNSGRKKRSRAAFSHAQVYELERRFSQQRYLSGPERADLAVSLKLTETQVKIWFQNRRYKTKRKQMQLQESGLLANHARKVAVKVLVNGQLPDIKAYQAPCKNPALFPPPVLDNSIIKHFAGVYDFAKNPEYKALLQESYNQAVLQSLYAPHLGVNYPNLPLSYMYYPGHPAFGMPCDMNGETSDKYGGNRGNGGNKGNEANKGNDKCKPMDVNENSNDSVASNIEVEN, encoded by the exons ATGGAGtccaaattaaattacaaagacACTCGCATACAGGACAGTGATAAAACCAATATAAATCTGACGACACCGTTCTCAATAAACGACATTCTGACTAGAGAGAATGAATCCAAGTGCaattttgaaaatggaatGTTTTGCTCGGACGCGTTCGGCGGGAAAATGAAATGTCACAAACCGGCCAGTTACAATAAAGACGATTATAAGAAAGAGGCCACTGAAAAGAGTATGAATTACTACGACGATAATTATAAGGATTACACTGATGATGGAGCCATTGATATGTCTAGGAAGAATAATTTCCCAGTCACAGAATTATCCG atgacTACGACTCCCGCTCGTCCAACACTGGCTCTCCGCGACGTCACTCCTCCCCCTCCTGCGACGGCTACCGGCCCTTCATACAGTACGACAGGAAGTGCAGCACCCCCACAGACTCTAGACACGGGTACATGGAGTACACACAGAACAGCGGGCGCAAGAAACGCTCCAGGGCCGCCTTCTCCCACGCTCAGGTGTACGAGCTGGAGAGGAGATTCAGTCAACAGAGGTATCTATCGGGACCAGAGCGCGCTGACCTCGCCGTCAGTCTGAAACTGACGGAGACGCAGGTCAAGATCTGGTTCCAGAACCGACGGTACAAGACTAAGAGGAAACAGATGCAGTTACAAGAGAGCGGCTTACTAGCGAACCACGCGAGGAAGGTGGCTGTGAAGGTGCTGGTTAACGGACAGCTCCCGGACATTAAGGCGTACCAAGCACCGTGCAAGAACCCAGCACTGTTCCCGCCACCGGTGCTTGATAACTCGATAATAAAGCACTTCGCCGGCGTCTACGATTTTGCTAAGAATCCCGAATACAAGGCGCTCCTGCAAGAGTCCTACAACCAGGCTGTGTTACAATCGCTGTACGCTCCGCACTTGGGGGTAAATTACCCGAATTTACCCTTATCGTATATGTATTACCCCGGACATCCAGCGTTCGGGATGCCGTGCGACATGAATGGGGAGACTAGCGACAAGTACGGGGGTAACAGGGGTAACGGGGGTAACAAAGGTAACGAGGCTAACAAGGGTAACGATAAATGCAAACCAATGGACGTCAACGAGAATAGCAACGATAGTGTTGCGAGCAACATAGAAGtcgaaaattaa
- the LOC116774761 gene encoding homeobox protein Nkx-2.3-like, whose protein sequence is MDCEQITSYDIKNYECKNYEYEKRCEEFYDKNYRVKFDDQHQSSLSTPFLVKDILNINQAPYYERNDAWKVERRNDCEPLHQSQYCQEYFSQMYPNIPINTEPYWSQEVHDTKIEDYYNYNYNYNHNLYHQNHDYSELTPQVEVQGKFQNMETESQPPGTGVKVVEKTIQQLGTETTAYTQTLPKYPAIARKQTKQCKPDRKERNVKRKPRILFSQTQVHALEVRFIAQKYLTAPEREQLAKTLNLSPTQVKIWFQNRRYKSKRIKSPEVSTSTDAKPMKNIGRKLYRTENRDLRYETYKQESESLESELTSTMYFDDSITYGSEKYYAQEDVSGTMYSKFKTEGYKENEIKKFNPNYIC, encoded by the exons ATGGACTGCGAACAAATAACGTCATACGATATCAAGAACTATGAGTGCAAGAACTACGAGTACGAGAAACGCTGCGAGGAATTCTACGACAAGAATTACAGAGTCAAGTTCGACGACCAGCACCAGAGCAGTCTGAGCACGCCGTTCCTCGTCAAGGACATACTGAACATTAACCAGGCGCCGTACTACGAGAGGAATGATGCTTGGAAGGTTGAGCGTAGGAATGATTGTGAACCGCTGCATCAGAGCCAGTACTGCCAGGAGTACTTCAGCCAAATGTACCCCAACATACCCATAAACACCGAGCCGTACTGGTCACAGGAGGTGCACGATACTAAAATAGAGGACTACTACAACTACAACTACAACtacaatcataatttatatcatcagAATCATGACTATTCTGAATTAACTCCGCAAGTGGAAGTCCAGGGGAAGTTTCAGAATATGGAAACAGAATCTCAACCGCCGGGAACCGGAGTGAAGGTCGTGGAGAAGACGATACAACAGCTCGGGACAGAGACAACGGCTTACACGCAAACACTACCGAAATATCCAGCCATCGCTAGAAAACAAACGA AGCAATGTAAACCGGATCGTAAAGAGAGGAATGTGAAAAGAAAACCAAGGATCTTGTTCTCCCAAACACAAGTCCACGCGTTGGAAGTGAGGTTCATAGCGCAGAAATACCTCACAGCACCGGAGAGAGAACAACTCGCGAAGACATTAAACCTATCCCCGACTCAGGTGAAAATATGGTTCCAGAATCGAAGGTACAAGAGCAAACGAATTAAATCACCGGAAGTGTCGACATCAACGGACGCTAAACCGATGAAAAACATCGGCCGGAAGTTGTACAGAACTGAAAACAGAGATTTGAGATACGAAACATACAAGCAGGAGAGCGAGAGTTTGGAAAGTGAATTAACATCGACCATGTACTTCGACGACAGCATCACGTACGGCAGCGAAAAATATTACGCACAAGAAGACGTCTCCGGCACAATGTATTCGAAATTCAAAACTGAAGGCTACAaagaaaacgaaataaaaaagttcaaTCCAAACTATATATGTTGA